A stretch of the Dioscorea cayenensis subsp. rotundata cultivar TDr96_F1 chromosome 4, TDr96_F1_v2_PseudoChromosome.rev07_lg8_w22 25.fasta, whole genome shotgun sequence genome encodes the following:
- the LOC120259554 gene encoding recQ-mediated genome instability protein 1, which translates to MTRRRHLRLQSSSDEDDGPVDAHPNPNPNPNPSSHHVEVSDDEFVDVPDAFSPPSPPPIPSSVAARSTNEVLRRLGLSLRPEWLESCLSSLAGAVPGFETFDATAKAKMCFEEFLLSDMNHSGAGVLPDNVCSMHKVELQGPFVLQIDEIVNISSSLRERYCDAPAGVKRCLKLFMTDGHQHVVGMEYRPIKELDVLASSGLKIVIRNVQIRRGLLMLVPEVLEVLGGLVGELDEARKRLVEEINKPPRGKRKQHNLPLSQRASLAAWSAGVIDNTSEANNSIPQRTINRQPVTQESNIRESIIQEFVEPLYGGNRTEEFVAPQTEGNVAEVIITPSVRGSNLERHASAGNSSAPEPKTTFCSVSDADDHQGADHQFFLSGEKEIPFTYLACLLARWTEEKDREPVIHGKIKCFLTGVKGFQFKQRSTFELRVYVDDGSLISEVIIDHDVVQMCIGHSPEEVSAALSSSEKRIVTEMRETMKSFQLYLARFEGTMLVKISESTSVPVAVEMNQGCSTADAWMLLRRLKMFTAPQTERGHNLDPIELSP; encoded by the exons ATGACGAGACGACGCCATCTTCGCTTACAGAGCTCATCCGACGAGGATGATGGCCCAGTCGATGCCCATccgaaccctaaccctaaccctaaccctagctctCATCACGTCGAGGTCTCCGATGACGAGTTCGTCGACGTGCCCGACGCCTTCTCCCCTCCCTCTCCCCCTCCCATCCCCTCCTCTGTGGCGGCGAGATCCACCAACGAGGTCCTTCGGAGGCTGGGGCTATCTCTCCGTCCGGAATGGCTTGAATCATGCCTCTCATCGCTCGCCGGCGCCGTTCCGGGGTTTGAAACATTCGATGCGACCGCAAAGGCCAAGATGTGCTTCGAGGAGTTCCTGCTTTCTGATATGAACCATTCTGGTGCTGGAGTTCTTCCGGATAATGTGTGTTCGATGCATAAGGTCGAGCTCCAAGGGCCTTTTGTTCTTCAG ATCGATGAAATAGTCAACATTTCTTCGTCTCTTCGAGAAAGGTATTGTGATGCTCCGGCAGGGGTTAAACGGTGTTTGAAGTTGTTTATGACGGATGGGCATCAGCATGTTGTTGGTATGGAATATAGGCCTATCAAAGAACTGGATGTTCTTGCCTCTTCTGGTTTAAAG ATTGTCATCCGAAATGTACAAATACGACGAGGACTCTTAATGCTTGTTCCTGAAGTCCTTGAGGTTCTTGGTGGGTTGGTCGGGGAATTGGATGAAGCACGTAAAAGACTAGTTGAAGAAATAAACAAGCCACCCCGTGGGAAAAG GAAGCAACATAATCTTCCTTTATCTCAGAGAGCTTCTCTTGCTGCTTGGTCTGCAGGCGTGATTGATAACACTTCCGAAGCAAACAACTCAATACCACAGAGAACAATTAATCGTCAACCAGTCACCCAAG AGAGTAACATTCGTGAAAGTATTATACAAGAGTTTGTTGAACCACTTTATGGAGGAAACAGAACAGAAGAATTTGTTGCTCCACAGACTGAAGGAAATGTGGCTGAAGTAATCATTACACCCAGTGTCAGAGGGAGCAATTTAGAAAGACATGCTTCTGCTGGAAACAGTTCAGCTCCTGAGCCTAAGACAACCTTCTGTTCTGTATCAGATGCAGATGATCATCAGGGAGCTgaccatcaattttttttaagcgGGGAGAAAGAAATTCCTTTTACATATTTGGCTTGTTTGCTAGCCAGATGGACGGAAGAGAAAGACAGAGAACCAGTTATTCATGGAAAAATCAAG TGCTTTTTGACTGGGGTTAAAGGGTTTCAATTTAAACAACGAAGTACCTTTGAGCTTCGTGTTTATGTTGATGATGGCAGTCTGATATCTGAGGTCATCATTGATCATGAT GTTGTACAGATGTGTATTGGTCACTCTCCAGAGGAGGTTTCTGCTGCACTTTCTTCCTCAGAAAAAAGGATAGTGACAGAAATGAGGGAGACAATGAAAAGTTTTCAACTTTACTTGGCTAGATTTGAG GGCACAATGTTGGTTAAGATTAGTGAGAGCACATCTGTGCCAGTTGCTGTGGAGATGAATCAAGGCTGTTCAACTGCTGATGCATGGATGCTCCTCAGACGATTAAAAATGTTCACAGCTCCTCAAACCGAACGTGGGCACAACCTTGACCCAATTGAGCTGTCTCCTTGA
- the LOC120258588 gene encoding LOW QUALITY PROTEIN: 11-beta-hydroxysteroid dehydrogenase 1A-like (The sequence of the model RefSeq protein was modified relative to this genomic sequence to represent the inferred CDS: inserted 3 bases in 2 codons; deleted 1 base in 1 codon) codes for MQEGMSSLYENHNHDLAKLPKGKKALKYKRVHKHKILPKEKIAACRQRGANLVLVAKRRERSFTEVAEQAQGLGAPDVXDDCQRVIEAAVDRFGRLDHLVNNAGIGHACMFEDVSNVKNFTTVMDVNFWGSVYATYLAVPHLKKTRGKIIVKASAGGWLPYPRMSFYNASKSAMINFFETLRIEFRNEIGITIATAGWTESEMTKGKFLAGDGRLVVDQDIRDFQVGLYPVIYSEECAKAIVDAARRGKRYLTVATWFAVLYLWRVFVPEVIDLLFRLLLIARPGXATPPSKIVMDAIGAKEILYHVTIREPEIKLH; via the exons ATGCAAGAAGGAATGAGTTCCTTGTATGAGAACCATAATCATGATTTGGCGAAACTGCCTAAGGGCAAGAAGGCACTCAAGTACAAGCGAGTGCACAAGCATAAGATCTTGCCTAAGGAGAAGATTGCGGCTTGTAGGCAAAGG GGAGCAAATCTTGTTCTGGTGgccaagaga agagagagaagcttCACAGAAGTTGCAGAGCAAGCTCAAGGACTAGGGGCACCTGATGT CGATGACTGCCAGAGGGTTATAGAAGCTGCCGTGGACCGCTTCGGTCGCT tggatCATCTGGTGAATAATGCTGGTATCGGTCATGCCTGCATGTTTGAAGATGTTTCGAATGTAAAGAACTTCACAACAGTGATG GATGTGAATTTCTGGGGCTCTGTTTATGCAACGTATTTAGCAGTGCCTCACTTGAAAAAGACAAGGGGTAAGATCATTGTCAAAGCTTCAGCTGGTGGTTGGCTGCCATATCCAAGGATGAGCTTTTACAAT GCAAGCAAGTCCGCAATGATCAACTTCTTTGAGACATTGCGCATTGAGTTCAGGAATGAGATCGGAATAACTATTGCAACTGCAGGCTGGACCGAGTCAGAGATGACAAAGGGCAAATTCCTAGCAGGAGATGGCAGACTTGTAGTTGATCAAGACATAAGAGAT TTTCAAGTAGGGCTCTACCCAGTGATATACAGTGAAGAGTGTGCTAAGGCCATTGTGGATGCAGCTCGGAGGGGTAAACGCTACTTGACAGTGGCTACATGGTTCGCTGTCCTATACCTGTGGAGGGTTTTTGTGCCTGAAGTCATAGACCTTTTATTCCGGTTGCTTTTAATAGCACGCCCGG ATGCAACTCCACCAAGTAAGATAGTAATGGATGCAATTGGGGCCAAAGAGATACTGTACCATGTTACTATACGAGAGCCAGAAATCAAGTTGCACTAA
- the LOC120258586 gene encoding uncharacterized protein LOC120258586 — translation MASGGHTPQPPPSHPSPPSWAQIASKVTSTQETSPLYNPAILNKLKESTSDFIKLDNDTLNRARLRFQHSLFGKFFGKPPLFEQVKIFLLKKWENIGEVLISDLPNGFILIRCPNDNVLQCLLSEGPWTINGIILQLSPWRPYFEPSFTKLTTAAIWIQLHNLPIEFWSGDTLETVSSHLGRLLKIDELTLSLTRTKYARICLELDLSKPLSKGFWLGDDIHRVFVVVQYERLPTFCYSCGVIGHGSSSYSRNPVTGKAKVSQPSRNFREKEVRLDPLPMDVGTSVRDPVPPSSASSDGALFVPDNSVSDSDFGPWLLVSRRRGQPRSHGGGARTPNANVGTAAAPSNDDRSSRGVPL, via the exons atggcaagcgggggccATACTCCCCAGCCTCCTCCATCCCATCCCTCCCCTCCTTCTTGGGCTCAAATTGCCTCCAAGGTTACATCCACCCAAGAAACCTCTCCCCTGTACAATCCTGCGATTCTCAACAAACTAAAAGAATCTACTTCAGATTTCATTAAACTGGACAATGATACCTTGAATCGAGCTCGCCTTCGTTTCCAACACTCACTCTTTGGGAAGTTTTTTGGTAAACCTCCTCTGTTTGAACAAGTGAAGATCTTTCTcttgaagaaatgggagaaCATTGGGGAAGTTTTGATCTCGGATTTACCTAATGGCTTCATCCTTATTCGTTGTCCTAATGATAATGTCTTACAGTGCCTTCTCTCTGAAGGTCCCTGGACCATCAATGGCATTATCTTGCAGCTATCTCCTTGGCGCCCTTACTTCGAACCTTCTTTCACTAAGCTGACTACTGCAGCAATCTGGATCCAACTTCATAATCTTCCAATTGAATTCTGGAGTGGTGATACCCTTGAAACCGTTTCCAGTCATCTTGGAAGGCTTCTGAAAATCGATGAACTCACTCTCTCTCTTACCCGAACCAAATACGCTAGAATTTGCCTTGAACTGGATCTTTCCAAACCACTCAGCAAGGGTTTTTGGCTTGGAGATGATATCCATCGTGTCTTTGTTGTGGTTCAATATGAGCGTCTTCCAACCTTTTGCTACTCCTGTGGAGTGATTGGCCATGGCTCTAGCTCCTATAGTCGGAATCCAGTAACCGGGAAGGCCAAAGTCTCTCAGCCCTCTCGAAATTTTCGAGAGAAGGAGGTTAGACTTGATCCCCTTCCCATGGATGTTGGAACTTCCGTCCGAGATCCTGTTCCCCCTTCTTCGGCTAGCAGTGATGGTGCTTTGTTTGTTCCTGATAATTCTGTGAGTGATTCTGACTTCGGTCCTTGGCTTCTCGTTTCTCGCCGGCGAGGCCAACCCCGTTCCCATGGCGGTGGTGCTCGCACCCCTAACGCGAACGTTGGAACGGCAGCCGCTCCGAGCAACGATGACCGCTCGTCCCGAGGAGTTCCT ctttaa
- the LOC120258585 gene encoding auxin-responsive protein SAUR71-like has translation MENNSKNSKSLISKTFQRCRSFGSKQTRTTPTMVLKTRSQSESPRKKKKAPEGCVSVYVGKETERFFVRTEVINHPLFKKLLDDAEMVYGFATEGPLKLPCNVKLFEEVLWEMEMEKEMVVTPSLACSFSRSSSGYHLLSPSRPMAMHG, from the coding sequence ATGGAGAACAACTCCAAGAACAGCAAGAGTCTAATCTCAAAGACCTTCCAAAGATGCCGGTCCTTTGGCAGCAAGCAAACAAGGACTACACCAACCATGGTCTTGAAGACAAGGTCACAGTCAGAGTCTCccaggaagaagaagaaggcaccGGAGGGATGTGTCTCGGTGTACGTTGGGAAAGAGACTGAGAGATTCTTTGTGCGCACAGAGGTCATTAACCACCCACTGTTCAAGAAGCTGTTAGATGATGCTGAGATGGTGTATGGTTTTGCCACTGAAGGTCCTTTGAAGCTGCCATGCAACGTGAAGCTCTTTGAAGAGGTGTTGtgggagatggagatggagaaggagatggtGGTTACTCCATCACTGGCTTGTAGCTTCTCTAGGAGTTCTTCTGGGtatcatcttctcagcccctccaGACCCATGGCCATGCATGGGTGA
- the LOC120259588 gene encoding omega-hydroxypalmitate O-feruloyl transferase-like, giving the protein MIAGVGENGINVFELSVNQREPSLVVPAEETENGLYFLSNLDQNIAVTVQTIYCFKSEDKGNENAAEVIRNALAKVLVHYYPLAGRLTISSEGKLIVNCTGEGAVFVEADADCNMEEIGDIAKPDPLTLGKLVYNVPGAKNILEIPPLVAQVTRFKCGGFILGLSMNHCMFDGLGAMEFVNSWGETARGLPLAVPPFIDRTVLKSRNPPVISYPHHEFAEIKDISNMAALYQEEMLYRSFCFDPDKLKELKLKAMEDATLTKCTTFEALSAFVWRARTQALKLKPEQETKLLFAVDGRSRFNPPLPKGYFGNGIVLTNSICQAGELVGNPLSYSVRLVQNAVSMVTDDYMRSAMDFFEATRARPSLNATLLITTWSRLSFHTTDFGWGEPVQSGPVALPEKEVILFLSHGEERKSINVLLGLPASAMLAFQELMKI; this is encoded by the exons ATG ATTGCTGGAGTAGGAGAGAATGGGATAAATGTGTTTGAGCTGAGTGTGAATCAAAGGGAACCATCACTTGTTGTCCCTGCTGAAGAGACAGAGAATGGGCTTTACTTCCTCTCAAACTTGGATCAAAACATTGCAGTGACTGTCCAAACAATCTATTGTTTCAAGTCTGAAGATAAAGGGAATGAGAATGCTGCTGAGGTGATAAGGAATGCCTTAGCAAAGGTTCTTGTTCATTATTATCCTCTCGCTGGTAGGCTCACCATAAGCTCTGAGGGGAAGCTCATCGTCAACTGCACCGGCGAAGGTGCCGTCTTTGTTGAAGCTGATGCTGACTGTAACATGGAAGAGATTGGAGATATAGCCAAGCCTGATCCATTGACTCTTGGCAAACTTGTTTACAATGTTCCTGGTGCCAAGAACATACTTGAGATACCCCCTCTTGTTgctcag GTAACACGATTCAAGTGTGGAGGTTTCATACTTGGTTTATCAATGAACCACTGCATGTTTGATGGACTTGGGGCAATGGAGTTTGTGAACTCATGGGGAGAAACAGCAAGAGGACTGCCATTGGCCGTGCCACCATTCATAGACCGAACGGTGCTAAAGTCCAGAAACCCTCCAGTGATCAGCTACCCTCACCATGAATTTGCCGAGATAAAGGACATATCAAACATGGCTGCATTATACCAAGAAGAGATGCTCTACAGATCCTTCTGCTTTGATCCAGATAAACTCAAGGAACTCAAACTTAAAGCCATGGAAGATGCAACTCTCACCAAGTGCACTACCTTTGAGGCTCTATCTGCGTTTGTATGGCGAGCACGGACACAAGCATTGAAGCTAAAACCCGAACAAGAGACCAAGCTTCTCTTCGCCGTTGATGGAAGGTCACGTTTCAATCCTCCACTCCCTAAAGGCTACTTTGGCAATGGCATTGTGTTAACAAACTCAATCTGCCAAGCCGGTGAGCTCGTCGGCAATCCTTTATCGTATTCGGTTAGATTAGTGCAGAATGCAGTGAGCATGGTGACAGATGATTATATGAGATCGGCAATGGATTTCTTTGAAGCAACTAGAGCCAGACCTTCACTGAATGCAACTTTGCTGATCACTACTTGGTCTAGGCTTTCTTTCCATACTACTGATTTTGGATGGGGAGAACCAGTGCAGTCAGGACCAGTGGCACTGCCTGAGAAGGAAGTGATATTGTTCTTGTCTCATGGGGAGGAGAGGAAGAGCATTAATGTGCTTTTGGGACTGCCTGCTTCTGCAATGCTAGCATTCCAAGAGCTCATGAAGATCTGA